One Pongo pygmaeus isolate AG05252 chromosome 10, NHGRI_mPonPyg2-v2.0_pri, whole genome shotgun sequence genomic window carries:
- the LUM gene encoding lumican: protein MILSAFTLFLALIGGTSGQYYDYDFPLSIYGQSSPNCAPECNCPESYPSAMYCDELKLKSVPMVPPGIKYLYLRNNQIDHIDEKAFENVTDLQWLILDHNLLENSKIKGRVFSKLKQLKKLHINHNNLTESVGPLPKSLEDLQLTHNKITKLGSFEGLVNLTFIHLQHNRLKEDAVSAAFKGLKSLEYLDLSFNQIAKLPSGLPVSLLTLYLDNNKISNIPDEYFKRFNALQYLRLSHNELADSGIPGNSFNVSSLVELDLSYNKLKNIPTVNENLENYYLEVNQLEKFDVKSFCKILGPLSYSKIKHLRLDGNRISETSLPPDMYECLRVANEITLN from the exons ATGATTCTAAGTGCATTTACTCTCTTCCTGGCATTGATTGGTGGTACCAGTGGCCAGTACTATGATTACGATTTTCCCCTATCAATTTATGGGCAATCATCACCAAACTGTGCACCAGAATGTAACTGCCCTGAAAGTTACCCAAGTGCCATGTACTGTGATGAGCTGAAATTGAAAAGTGTACCAATGGTGCCTCCTGGAATCAAGTATCTTTACCTTAGGAATAACCAGATTGACCATATTGATGAAAAGGCCTTTGAGAATGTAACTGATCTGCAGTGGCTCATTCTAGATCACAACCTTCTAGAAAACTCCAAGATAAAAGGGAGAGTTTTCTCTAAATTGAAACAACTGAAGAAGCTGCATATAAACCACAACAACCTGACAGAGTCTGTGGGCCCACTTCCCAAATCTCTGGAGGATCTGCAGCTTACTCATAACAAGATCACAAAGCTGGGCTCTTTTGAAGGATTGGTAAACCTGACCTTCATCCATCTCCAACACAATCGGCTGAAAGAGGATGCTGTTTCAGCTGCTTTTAAAGGTCTTAAATCACTCGAATACCTTGACTTGAGCTTCAATCAGATAGCCAAACTGCCTTCTggtctccctgtctctcttctAACTCTCTACTTAGACAACAATAAGATCAGCAACATCCCTGATGAGTATTTCAAGCGTTTTAATGCATTGCAGTATCTGCGTTTATCTCACAATGAACTGGCTGATAGTGGAATACCTGGAAATTCTTTCAATGTGTCATCCCTGGTTGAGCTGGATCTGTCTTATAACAAGCTTAAAAACATACCAACTGTCAATGAAAACCTTGAAAACTATTACCTGGAGGTCAATCAACTTGAGA agttcgacgtaaagagcttctgcaagaTCCTGGGGCCATTATCCTACTCCAAGATCAAGCATTTGCGTTTGGATGGCAATCGCATCTCAGAAACCAGTCTTCCACCGGATATGTATGAATGTCTACGTGTTGCTAACGAAATCACTCTTAATTAA